From one Desulfovibrio sp. Huiquan2017 genomic stretch:
- a CDS encoding TOBE domain-containing protein → MKLSARNLVPGKVKSVTVGMVNAEVVIEIAPGVEIVSVITKNSVERMDIKVGDEVKAMVKATSVMVAKD, encoded by the coding sequence ATGAAATTGAGTGCAAGAAACCTGGTTCCCGGCAAGGTCAAAAGCGTGACCGTGGGCATGGTCAATGCCGAAGTGGTCATTGAAATCGCTCCGGGCGTGGAGATCGTCTCCGTTATCACCAAGAACTCGGTGGAACGCATGGACATCAAAGTCGGCGACGAGGTCAAGGCCATGGTCAAGGCCACCAGCGTCATGGTCGCCAAGGATTAA
- the modB gene encoding molybdate ABC transporter permease subunit → MDWTPLILSAKLALWTMLLIPVLASPMASLLAFGRFKGKSLLDAVVTLPMVMPPTVLGFALLVVMGPRGYLGGLWEDVTGDRLVFSFSGILIASMVFNLPFAVQPLRASLEKLDPRLLESAAVLGLSPLATFFRIVLPNCLGGLAAASILVFAHSLGEFGVILMVGGSIPGQTQVASVAIFEAVEALRFDDAFRMSAALIPVCFAVLLIINKINARRT, encoded by the coding sequence ATGGATTGGACACCACTGATCCTGTCGGCCAAGCTGGCCCTCTGGACCATGTTGCTTATTCCCGTCTTGGCCTCCCCGATGGCCAGCCTGCTGGCCTTCGGGAGGTTCAAGGGGAAGAGTCTCCTCGATGCCGTGGTCACTTTGCCCATGGTCATGCCGCCCACGGTGCTCGGCTTTGCCCTGCTCGTGGTCATGGGGCCGCGCGGTTATCTGGGCGGCCTGTGGGAAGACGTTACCGGGGATCGCCTGGTTTTCAGCTTCTCGGGTATTCTCATCGCCTCCATGGTCTTCAATCTGCCGTTCGCGGTTCAGCCCCTGCGGGCCTCGCTGGAAAAGCTGGACCCGAGATTGCTTGAGAGCGCGGCGGTCCTGGGGTTGTCCCCTTTGGCCACCTTTTTCCGTATCGTTTTGCCCAACTGCCTGGGCGGGCTGGCGGCCGCGTCCATTTTGGTCTTCGCGCACAGCCTGGGTGAATTCGGCGTCATCCTTATGGTGGGCGGTAGCATTCCGGGGCAGACACAGGTGGCCTCGGTGGCCATTTTCGAGGCGGTCGAGGCCTTGCGTTTCGACGACGCCTTCCGCATGTCGGCGGCCTTGATTCCCGTTTGCTTCGCGGTGCTGCTGATAATCAACAAGATCAATGCGAGGCGCACATAA
- a CDS encoding ATP-binding cassette domain-containing protein yields the protein MLNVEMTKRLKHFDLDLAFFCAPGEITAVIGPSGAGKTTLVRLLAGLERPDSGRITFGDTVWADAEKRVFVPARKRGLSLVFQDYTLFPHLTVRKNVAFAASDERRVDELMTMFGIRHLESSRPSAISGGERQRAAFCQALARDPVLLLLDEPFSALDVANRRNLRSCLKELKGELGIPILHVTHDLDEALFLGDTIMAVESGRIAPNWLKEQQAIQHRLSMSGLARGEGVPSARAGEPPAAERALLGCG from the coding sequence ATGCTCAATGTGGAAATGACCAAACGGTTGAAACATTTCGACTTGGACCTGGCCTTTTTCTGCGCTCCGGGCGAGATCACGGCGGTGATCGGGCCTTCGGGCGCGGGCAAGACCACCCTGGTCCGGCTGCTGGCCGGGCTGGAGCGCCCAGACTCTGGCCGGATCACCTTCGGGGACACGGTCTGGGCCGACGCGGAAAAGCGGGTCTTCGTCCCCGCCCGCAAGCGCGGCCTGAGCCTGGTCTTTCAGGATTATACCCTGTTTCCGCACCTGACCGTGCGTAAGAATGTGGCCTTTGCCGCGTCGGACGAGCGCCGGGTGGACGAACTCATGACCATGTTTGGCATTCGCCATCTGGAGTCGAGCAGGCCGTCGGCCATCTCCGGTGGCGAGCGTCAGCGGGCGGCCTTCTGCCAGGCCCTGGCCCGTGATCCCGTGCTGTTGCTCCTCGATGAGCCATTCTCGGCCCTGGACGTGGCCAACCGGCGTAACTTGCGCAGTTGCCTCAAGGAACTCAAGGGGGAGTTGGGCATTCCCATCCTGCACGTGACACACGATCTGGATGAGGCCTTGTTTCTGGGCGATACCATCATGGCCGTGGAAAGCGGCAGGATCGCCCCCAACTGGCTCAAAGAGCAGCAAGCCATCCAGCACCGCCTGTCCATGTCGGGGCTGGCCCGGGGCGAGGGCGTTCCGTCGGCCCGAGCCGGGGAGCCGCCCGCTGCCGAGCGTGCGCTTCTCGGGTGCGGATGA